The following are encoded together in the Bubalus kerabau isolate K-KA32 ecotype Philippines breed swamp buffalo chromosome 3, PCC_UOA_SB_1v2, whole genome shotgun sequence genome:
- the CLPS gene encoding colipase — MEKVLVLLLVAFAVAYAVPDPRGIIINLDEGELCLNSAQCISKCCHREDGLSLARCAPKASENSECSALTLYGTYYKCPCERGLTCNVDKTIVGSITNTNFGVCLDLGRATE, encoded by the exons ATGGAGAAGGTCCTTGTCCTTCTGCTCGTTGCCTTCGCGGTAGCTTATGCAGTTCCCGACCCCCGGGGAATCATAATCAACCTG GATGAGGGTGAGCTCTGCCTGAACAGTGCCCAGTGCATCAGCAAGTGCTGCCACCGGGAAGACGGCCTGAGCCTGGCCCGCTGCGCACCCAAGGCCAGCGAGAACAGCGAGTGCTCCGCCCTT ACGCTCTATGGGACTTACTACAAGTGTCCCTGTGAGCGGGGCCTGACCTGCAACGTCGACAAAACCATTGTGggctccatcaccaacaccaacTTCGGCGTCTGCCTTGATCTCGGACGTGCCACAGAGTAA